The Ignavibacteriales bacterium genome has a segment encoding these proteins:
- a CDS encoding sigma 54-interacting transcriptional regulator yields MNLNSSKKNRFLTNILMKPFNSGFSIFKVMLVVLASFSLIPIIILIFQSISSLNTSKELSNKSIESTFKEQTTQIYKSYAQNLSKRVSDFLYSCESDLQDLSSVAFTPRSFQLFDNNNLRWVNHLDKSIPLYKEIVLIDQNGNEKIKISQNEIVPDYLLKNVRDKNNTTYLSETYFDDAKNFAGDIYVTHLTSWYISRYEQLVQKKSFDGVIRFCKKLKDKDGKFKGILMLALNYVHMLDFVDYNAISEDSLVKRYKIGSYNYLVDDEGWIIAHQKLWDIKGLNKDGQEVEKLSQSTPSWKYEMGIIPINLLHMDWKLRDINNNEPMSSILERVRRGETAITTMKSMGVYNENEGIIRTRTYAPIFYSSGPYSKYGIFGAVSVGTSLKKFLDNSQTLAKNLDEINTKTKKEMIFIAIGISIGVVFFSFFIARWIAKPLTALSVALLKIGKADYSVGNINSSIEEINILSYGVKNLADELDVKDKKINQTVIELESVNAKLAETKKELSAYLHHEFEIETDVILEEKIKSYEKEYPILKKIRNEKLIGNSPQFLRVLRQIVPQSQMNLPICIYGESGVGKSALAFVLHSLSSRSEKPFLTFEAAEFSAADPMIVMGKLFGYGFGHGIAGIDKEGQNGILESCEGGTLLIDDVEALPLETQAQILRVVDGLSFHPAAGKSREIHSDLRFLFATHINLEQYVKEGLFRKDLFRRIGGSFNRIEIPPLRDRKSDILMIAEYFLNRFNQKNNTAINLTQVVKNHLLDLDYKEGNIGELKILIEVSYENARVEGNEFITEKYFPILKKEEKKVQIDRVQQINNGLFNQDELRKLEILRNNFFRMDISEEELGFKKGSHTLSHHLKGMCLKALCSATFDVGNAAQLIIGPNNNNKQKPAIIQKIEGYILNVREKFQTENEAALQKNLPKEYHSYIKETALHFKNTTR; encoded by the coding sequence TTGAATCTTAATTCATCGAAGAAAAATAGATTTCTCACCAATATTTTAATGAAACCATTCAATTCAGGCTTCAGTATTTTTAAAGTAATGCTTGTAGTTCTTGCCTCATTTTCATTAATACCGATAATAATCCTAATATTTCAGTCGATCTCCAGTCTAAATACATCAAAAGAACTATCTAATAAATCAATTGAATCTACTTTTAAAGAGCAAACAACTCAAATTTATAAGTCCTATGCACAAAATTTATCTAAAAGAGTCTCAGACTTTTTATACTCATGTGAATCGGATCTGCAAGATCTTTCAAGTGTAGCCTTTACCCCTAGATCTTTTCAACTCTTCGATAATAATAATTTACGATGGGTTAATCATTTGGACAAGAGCATACCTCTTTATAAAGAAATTGTGCTGATTGATCAAAACGGGAATGAAAAAATTAAGATTTCCCAAAATGAAATTGTGCCGGATTATTTGCTAAAAAATGTACGAGATAAAAATAACACAACTTATTTATCTGAGACATATTTCGATGATGCTAAAAATTTCGCCGGTGATATTTATGTAACTCATCTGACAAGTTGGTATATAAGCAGATACGAACAACTTGTGCAAAAAAAATCATTTGATGGAGTTATTAGATTTTGTAAAAAATTAAAAGATAAAGACGGAAAATTTAAGGGAATCCTAATGCTGGCATTGAACTATGTTCATATGCTAGACTTTGTTGATTACAACGCAATTTCTGAAGATTCTTTAGTAAAAAGATATAAAATTGGCAGTTACAATTATCTTGTTGATGATGAAGGTTGGATTATTGCACATCAAAAATTATGGGATATTAAAGGGCTTAATAAAGATGGCCAGGAAGTAGAAAAATTATCGCAGTCTACGCCAAGTTGGAAATATGAAATGGGAATTATTCCGATAAATCTATTGCATATGGATTGGAAATTAAGAGATATTAATAATAATGAACCGATGAGTTCAATACTTGAGCGGGTTCGAAGAGGGGAAACTGCAATCACAACAATGAAGTCCATGGGGGTTTATAATGAGAACGAGGGGATAATCCGAACACGGACGTACGCACCAATATTTTATTCAAGCGGCCCATATTCAAAATATGGAATTTTTGGAGCAGTTTCTGTCGGAACATCTCTTAAAAAATTTCTTGATAACTCTCAAACCCTCGCTAAGAATTTAGATGAAATAAATACCAAAACAAAAAAGGAGATGATCTTCATCGCAATCGGTATTTCTATTGGGGTTGTATTTTTTTCCTTTTTTATAGCAAGATGGATAGCTAAACCATTGACAGCCTTGAGTGTTGCACTTTTAAAAATTGGCAAGGCTGATTATTCTGTTGGCAATATTAATAGTTCCATAGAAGAAATAAACATTCTATCGTATGGTGTTAAAAATCTTGCCGATGAATTGGATGTAAAAGATAAAAAAATAAACCAAACTGTAATAGAATTAGAATCTGTCAATGCAAAGTTGGCCGAAACAAAAAAAGAACTTTCAGCATATTTGCACCACGAGTTTGAAATTGAAACTGATGTGATATTAGAAGAGAAAATAAAATCGTATGAAAAAGAATATCCAATCCTGAAGAAGATTCGAAACGAAAAATTAATAGGAAATAGTCCTCAGTTTTTAAGAGTTCTTAGACAGATTGTCCCACAAAGTCAGATGAACCTTCCGATTTGTATTTATGGAGAATCGGGAGTTGGTAAAAGTGCTTTAGCTTTCGTTTTGCATTCTCTCAGTTCTCGTTCTGAAAAACCATTTCTGACATTTGAAGCTGCTGAATTTTCTGCTGCCGACCCTATGATTGTAATGGGAAAATTATTCGGTTATGGATTTGGGCATGGAATCGCTGGAATAGATAAAGAAGGTCAAAATGGGATTTTAGAGTCTTGTGAAGGCGGAACATTGTTAATTGATGACGTTGAGGCTTTGCCGCTTGAAACACAAGCTCAAATCCTTCGAGTTGTTGACGGATTAAGTTTTCATCCAGCAGCTGGAAAGTCAAGAGAAATCCATTCAGATTTACGATTTTTGTTTGCGACACATATTAATTTGGAACAATATGTAAAGGAAGGATTATTCAGAAAAGATCTTTTTAGAAGAATTGGCGGTAGTTTCAATAGAATTGAGATTCCTCCTTTGAGGGATCGAAAGAGTGATATATTGATGATTGCCGAATATTTTCTAAATAGATTTAATCAAAAGAATAATACAGCAATAAATCTTACACAAGTTGTTAAAAACCATCTTTTGGACCTTGATTATAAGGAAGGCAATATTGGGGAATTAAAAATTCTGATTGAAGTCTCATATGAAAATGCCCGTGTTGAAGGTAATGAATTTATTACAGAAAAATATTTTCCGATACTTAAGAAGGAAGAAAAAAAAGTTCAGATCGATCGGGTACAACAGATTAACAATGGACTATTCAATCAAGATGAGTTGAGGAAATTGGAAATTTTGCGAAATAATTTTTTCAGAATGGACATAAGCGAAGAAGAACTGGGATTTAAAAAAGGTTCTCACACTTTATCTCATCATTTGAAAGGAATGTGCCTTAAAGCATTATGTTCCGCAACATTCGATGTAGGTAATGCAGCACAACTTATTATTGGACCCAATAATAATAATAAGCAGAAACCTGCAATAATTCAGAAGATCGAAGGATATATCTTAAACGTACGAGAAAAATTTCAAACGGAAAATGAAGCCGCACTCCAAAAAAATCTACCTAAGGAATACCATTCGTATATAAAAGAAACCGCACTCCATTTCAAAAACACTACTAGGTGA